The DNA segment CTTCATCTCCGACCTCAATATCTTCAATATTCTTGCTCCCTCCTGCCGTATGGACAATTGTGCCCGCTGGAAAACAGGCAAAGACACAAACTTTCATCGTCGCCTTCGCGATGTCATCCACATGTTTTGCAACGCCTTTTGCCAATGCTTTGGCTCCGGCTTTCGTCAGCACTTTTCCGGCAGCTTTTAAGGATGCTTTTGCTGCGGCCTTGATTCCGACCTTCGCTCCGCTCTTTAATGCCGTAGAAGCAGCTGTAGTCGCTCCAAAACTGACCAGACCAGCCACATCCATCGCCAGGAAACCGACATTAGCCAATGCCATCCACCCATTTCCTTTCGCCGTTTCCCGAACGATACCAATGATACTTCCTACGACAGGGATCAGTTCCGCAGTATCCCACCATCCCCATCCTTCATCTTCCGGTTCTTCACTGTTTTCATCCACCATCTTTTCAAGATCTTCCGGACTTACCGGAATCTGGCCGCTGGTCATGAACTCAATCTTTCCACCTACACTGCAAGGTAGTTTAGATTTAAAAAGCAGGGTTTCCTGCCCCTTGATCTTCACTTTATACGTGTCCGTCCAATCTATTGGTGCAGGCATACAAGCAGATCCCGTCACGCTACACACCCCGAAGGATGGAATATTAGCAATGGGAATCTTATCCGACTTAATACAAGCCTTACATCCGTTTATTTTTACATTCTGATTGGCCAGCCCCAGGAAATAATTCGGGGCGGCACCTTTATCGCAATGGCACACCGCTTTATCGACAATATATTCTAATTCTTCTGGCATAGCAATCCGGATTAGGTGATATCAGTATCGTCGGAACTGATCCGGATGGTTGCTCCACCACTCATTTTCACATCGGTTCCATCAATATTAGCTTCTGTCTTACCCGTCACTTTTGCTGCAGCATCCGTACTCTCGATACTCACATCGGTCTTACCGGTTATTGCTACGCCCAAAGTCGTGGCGTCCAAAGTAATCCCTTCCGTATCTGCGGTAGCAGCAATCGTTTTCTTTGCACTGATCGCGATTGTACCTTCTCCGCCCCCCTGTTCACCAGGCTGTGCATTGATTGCGATGCTATTGCTGGCATTGACCACAAAATCCTTCGTATTGATCGTAAATGAATTGGGTGCAGTCAGTGTAACCTGTCCGTTTCCGTGCATCGTAATTACGTTTCCACTCGGATCTTTCACGTTGATACTGCCATTACTATCGTCCAGAATGATCGTATTTCCGCTCCGTGTACTTAAAGCTTTGGTTTTATTCGTCTGTCCGCCACCTGCGCCAATCTTTCCATGATACATGCTTCCCATTACAAAAGGGCGGTTCGGGTCGTTATACCTAAAGCCCACCAGGATCTGATCTCCTACTTCGGGAACAAAGGCAAAACCACGGTTTTTATTCACTTTGTCGCTACTCCCGGCATCTGGCGTCAACACCCGGATCCATTCCGTCTTTTGCGCGCCTTTTTGCCAGAGCATCTGGACCTTAACTCTTCCAATCCCTTTAGGATCATTGTTCTCCACCACTTTGGCCACCTGCGTTTCTGCAATAGGGCTTTTGATATTGTAAACCGGAATCACTTCTGCTCCGGCATCTATCCCATAAAAATGGTTCTGATATTCATGGTTGTTTTTAATCTCATGGGTTACCGACAGCACCAGGTAACTTCCTTCGTCATGTTCTTTAAACTCCAGTCCATCACGCTGTGAATTGATGATTTTCACGATTCCTCCAAGGTTAACCATCGGGTTATCCCCAACTCCGTTAAGTCCGATCAGGTCATTAGATACTGCCGATTTTTTAACTTTCAGAATCTCATCCAATTCCTTTTGCGAAGTGATGCGGTTGCGGAGTGGGGTATCGTTACTGATGTTAAAGATTTCGTCGGATTGTTCTATCGCAAACCGGCTATGCTCGGAGAGGCCTGCGGCATCCGATTTAGGCGTTCCATTATATACCTGATCATCCTCAGAATTATAGGAAAAATTAGAGAAATTCAAGTGGGCAACACGGATAGAGAAATCCATCTGGTCGAGATCCCTGCCATAGATCAGCTGTGTTTCGGTCTGTTTATCCGGCATTCCAAAACATAAAGACTGT comes from the Pedobacter sp. FW305-3-2-15-E-R2A2 genome and includes:
- a CDS encoding polymorphic toxin-type HINT domain-containing protein → MPEELEYIVDKAVCHCDKGAAPNYFLGLANQNVKINGCKACIKSDKIPIANIPSFGVCSVTGSACMPAPIDWTDTYKVKIKGQETLLFKSKLPCSVGGKIEFMTSGQIPVSPEDLEKMVDENSEEPEDEGWGWWDTAELIPVVGSIIGIVRETAKGNGWMALANVGFLAMDVAGLVSFGATTAASTALKSGAKVGIKAAAKASLKAAGKVLTKAGAKALAKGVAKHVDDIAKATMKVCVFACFPAGTIVHTAGGSKNIEDIEVGDEVWAFEEETGAVALKTVTSTMEREVDATVEVILEGETIETTAEHPFFTKEGWKVAADLTEADELRNKEGDWQGVKAQNFLYEKRKVFNFEVEGWHTYFVGILAWLVHNARPCLSQIKHLPDWLARMAKGNYFNFIREQFYKRMGGFNEVVLESGKRLDSYIPGKEIVSRKFTQLTKVSEDTAKKYIDEMVSKYSPGTAIRETARNGDAIAKGGKELAGEMILEVPQQAGQISKEVLQHAKEAGVKIRDVFGNIYK
- a CDS encoding phage baseplate assembly protein V — protein: MSTVNKVKAEVFIEGEAISHFTYLKLVQSFNNHHEFELHLSLFDLGQAGNFDVYQSRSWVGKDITIELFSVLGESANKFKGLVTKMSMIKVHGQSGGFVLSGYSPTIKLDGGAIMRSFNQKGIKEIINDVAGPAGIPMEINVSREVQLGYFTQYKESSFDFINRISALYGEWFYYNGQSLCFGMPDKQTETQLIYGRDLDQMDFSIRVAHLNFSNFSYNSEDDQVYNGTPKSDAAGLSEHSRFAIEQSDEIFNISNDTPLRNRITSQKELDEILKVKKSAVSNDLIGLNGVGDNPMVNLGGIVKIINSQRDGLEFKEHDEGSYLVLSVTHEIKNNHEYQNHFYGIDAGAEVIPVYNIKSPIAETQVAKVVENNDPKGIGRVKVQMLWQKGAQKTEWIRVLTPDAGSSDKVNKNRGFAFVPEVGDQILVGFRYNDPNRPFVMGSMYHGKIGAGGGQTNKTKALSTRSGNTIILDDSNGSINVKDPSGNVITMHGNGQVTLTAPNSFTINTKDFVVNASNSIAINAQPGEQGGGEGTIAISAKKTIAATADTEGITLDATTLGVAITGKTDVSIESTDAAAKVTGKTEANIDGTDVKMSGGATIRISSDDTDIT